From a region of the Mycoplasma miroungigenitalium genome:
- the rpsD gene encoding 30S ribosomal protein S4, which translates to MRYTGPVFKKARRYGFSILETGKEFSKGKKRTYAPGQHGNKRVKLSDYGLHLYEKQKVKFVYGMSEKQLRKFFERAAKIKGVLGTNLIQLLEVRLDNLVYRAGFANTRRQARQLVAHNHFTVDGKKANIPSMTIKVGQVIALKEKSQKNSQIVANLAEKTTAAWITLKDFEATLDRLPERTEVLPEIKENLVVEFYSK; encoded by the coding sequence ATGAGATATACAGGTCCAGTTTTCAAAAAAGCACGTCGTTACGGCTTTTCAATTCTTGAAACAGGAAAAGAGTTCTCAAAAGGTAAAAAGAGAACTTATGCACCAGGTCAACACGGTAACAAACGTGTAAAATTATCAGACTATGGTCTACACCTATACGAAAAACAAAAAGTTAAATTCGTATACGGCATGAGTGAAAAACAATTAAGAAAATTCTTTGAAAGAGCTGCGAAGATTAAAGGTGTTTTAGGTACAAACTTAATTCAACTTCTTGAAGTTCGTTTAGATAACTTAGTTTACCGTGCAGGCTTTGCAAACACAAGAAGACAAGCAAGACAATTAGTCGCACACAACCACTTTACAGTAGATGGCAAAAAAGCAAACATTCCATCAATGACTATTAAAGTAGGACAAGTTATTGCTTTAAAAGAAAAATCACAAAAAAATTCACAAATTGTTGCAAACTTAGCTGAAAAAACAACAGCTGCTTGAATTACTTTAAAAGATTTTGAAGCAACTTTAGATCGTTTGCCTGAAAGAACAGAAGTATTACCTGAAATTAAAGAAAACCTAGTTGTTGAGTTCTACTCAAAATAA
- the hrcA gene encoding heat-inducible transcriptional repressor HrcA encodes MNNLELTNDKQKILKCVVDLYIETGQPVGSSTLVTRFNLSFSSAKVRYVMNDLEKMGYLEKTHTSSGRIPSIQGYKYYAKHLITQDSKSLREKIKDIFAKRRTGVDETVKEACKVISDTVGITLVTSETNESSTLKSIQLVPLTENQATIVLVTSFGEVTHRTITLDLNSTDMHDLRIAIRIFKERLIDVPILKLRETADSLAPILASQIKNYESILESLVNNVFDFELQNKNVVYGKDKIILADEISRQDLTKILYLIENQSIWETIEREIDDDDKLKIAVRDDHCSIITKKLETDGKIKEISLVGSNRMDYHRSLTAIKLLEDLIIDSDKDKE; translated from the coding sequence ATGAATAATTTAGAACTAACAAACGATAAACAAAAAATTCTTAAATGTGTTGTTGACTTATATATTGAGACAGGGCAACCTGTTGGATCTTCAACATTAGTAACTCGATTTAACTTGTCCTTTTCAAGCGCAAAAGTTAGATATGTTATGAACGATTTAGAAAAAATGGGATATCTTGAAAAAACACATACTTCCTCTGGGCGCATACCATCTATACAAGGCTATAAATACTACGCAAAGCATTTAATTACACAAGATTCAAAATCTTTAAGAGAAAAGATAAAAGACATTTTTGCCAAAAGAAGAACTGGCGTCGATGAAACAGTTAAAGAAGCATGCAAGGTAATTTCAGATACAGTTGGTATAACGTTAGTTACAAGTGAAACCAATGAATCATCTACTCTAAAAAGTATCCAATTGGTACCTTTAACTGAGAATCAAGCTACAATAGTTTTAGTTACTTCTTTTGGTGAAGTTACTCATAGAACTATAACACTTGATTTAAATAGTACGGACATGCACGATTTAAGGATTGCAATCAGAATTTTTAAAGAGCGTTTAATAGATGTCCCTATATTAAAACTTCGTGAAACGGCAGATAGTTTAGCACCAATTTTGGCTAGCCAAATAAAGAACTACGAATCTATTCTAGAAAGTTTAGTTAATAATGTATTTGACTTTGAATTACAAAATAAAAATGTTGTTTATGGAAAAGACAAAATAATTTTAGCTGATGAAATATCTAGACAAGATTTAACTAAAATACTGTATTTAATCGAAAACCAATCTATTTGAGAAACGATAGAAAGAGAAATTGATGATGACGATAAATTAAAAATAGCTGTTAGGGATGACCATTGTTCAATAATAACGAAAAAACTTGAAACAGACGGCAAAATTAAGGAAATTAGTTTAGTTGGTTCTAACCGAATGGACTATCATAGAAGTTTAACAGCAATTAAATTGTTGGAAGATTTGATTATAGATAGTGATAAAGATAAGGAGTAA
- a CDS encoding MAG5620 family putative phospho-sugar mutase, with the protein MTDKNVLKKDKLLHINNNYVFLNKTEKDPVRLCSFLLLAQAIHENIKPKSKILISLEGETRNKYLTKVAKFLQSHGHIIYEYDKHSSAPMILDEYAMKVNPLDYLLKLTINTQFKYLQVNIKDSKFNDLAPEIQSEIYEMYVNNHEFNYDWDIKPFIKLNFDKYVSELCSKNEILKPFANVKQRYKSLSLLTHKNSTSLVLMKNLLQNYANNFKTKKRSHGLKWVKVVSKLFRKSMIKRKISNIFHFGDSSKINVGLLLNNRFHFADTNTLALIYLDFYLEEYKRAKKDISDFKVIIPYSSTYAVKDLLKQYGVGWTYFDHSNYKTVLNEKNYVFAYTENNFIANPKYSSEFNNYYFFICLIWMLNSYTNRNNLLSFKYNKLVESFGSIKTIKKRYKLEFEETKKITNFISTTITSDKKNKSKLSFSFEAIDKWDHNKYFFIKLITSKKHEVIFYYDFESKKLCVDIIMCMVYRYQDNYSFLEQCSIAMKINSILHKFKKFLKKLRKTTKNNNENIE; encoded by the coding sequence ATGACTGACAAAAATGTTTTAAAGAAAGACAAATTATTACATATTAATAACAATTATGTTTTTTTGAATAAAACAGAAAAAGATCCAGTACGTCTTTGTTCTTTTTTATTACTTGCTCAAGCCATCCACGAAAACATCAAACCCAAATCTAAGATTTTAATATCTTTAGAAGGTGAAACTAGAAATAAATATCTTACTAAAGTAGCGAAATTTTTACAAAGTCATGGACACATTATTTATGAATATGATAAGCACAGTTCTGCACCTATGATACTTGATGAATATGCAATGAAGGTTAATCCACTTGATTATTTACTAAAATTGACAATTAATACACAATTTAAGTACTTACAGGTAAATATTAAAGATTCAAAATTTAATGATTTAGCTCCTGAAATACAATCAGAAATTTATGAAATGTATGTTAATAATCATGAATTTAATTATGACTGAGACATAAAACCTTTTATAAAATTAAATTTTGACAAATATGTAAGTGAATTGTGCTCGAAGAATGAAATTTTGAAACCTTTCGCTAATGTCAAACAGCGATATAAATCACTAAGTTTATTAACTCATAAAAATTCAACTTCATTGGTCTTAATGAAAAATTTATTGCAAAATTATGCCAATAATTTTAAAACAAAAAAAAGAAGTCATGGACTAAAATGGGTTAAAGTAGTTTCTAAACTATTTAGAAAATCGATGATAAAAAGAAAGATTTCTAATATTTTTCATTTTGGCGATTCTTCCAAAATAAACGTTGGGTTGTTATTAAATAATAGATTCCATTTTGCAGACACTAATACACTTGCGCTAATTTATTTAGACTTTTATTTGGAAGAATATAAACGAGCAAAAAAAGATATTTCAGACTTTAAAGTTATCATTCCTTATAGCTCAACTTATGCAGTGAAAGATCTATTGAAACAATATGGTGTCGGTTGAACATATTTTGACCATTCCAATTATAAAACTGTACTTAATGAAAAAAATTACGTATTTGCGTATACTGAAAATAACTTTATTGCAAATCCAAAATATTCTTCTGAATTTAACAATTATTATTTCTTCATTTGTTTAATTTGAATGCTTAATTCCTATACAAATAGAAACAATCTTTTAAGCTTTAAATATAATAAATTAGTAGAGAGTTTCGGAAGTATTAAAACTATTAAAAAACGTTATAAATTAGAATTTGAAGAAACTAAAAAGATAACTAATTTCATTTCGACTACAATAACCAGTGACAAAAAAAACAAATCTAAACTATCATTCAGTTTTGAAGCGATAGACAAATGAGATCATAATAAATACTTTTTTATTAAATTAATAACATCGAAAAAACACGAAGTAATTTTCTATTATGATTTTGAATCAAAAAAATTGTGTGTTGATATTATTATGTGTATGGTTTACAGATATCAAGACAATTATTCTTTTTTAGAACAATGCTCAATTGCAATGAAAATTAATTCAATATTGCATAAGTTTAAAAAATTTCTTAAAAAATTACGAAAAACTACAAAAAATAATAATGAAAATATCGAGTAA
- the rpmE gene encoding 50S ribosomal protein L31, with the protein MKKDIHPQYNVVKTTCSTCNTEFEFGTTKTSISVDVCSGCHVVYTGDRAKTKATGMIDKFNQRLAKSAKK; encoded by the coding sequence ATGAAAAAAGATATTCACCCACAATACAATGTTGTTAAAACAACATGTTCAACATGTAATACAGAATTTGAATTCGGTACAACAAAAACATCAATTTCAGTAGACGTTTGTTCAGGTTGCCACGTAGTTTATACTGGCGACAGAGCAAAAACAAAAGCAACCGGTATGATTGACAAATTTAATCAACGTCTTGCAAAATCAGCTAAAAAATAA